The proteins below come from a single Rhodococcus sp. WMMA185 genomic window:
- a CDS encoding ESX secretion-associated protein EspG has product MNWQLSSAQFMHLWEATDLDTMPHPFEHRCDARVESELHAERQQLERWRNEQLDPQLRDAITVLRYPEVPVSVYSPGDAPVLRRGAVRGRVAVVVDQLPSSRKIGDLSSAPGTGDLRVHVRLGSRTPDIRRFVDDLLREIPEVGAGRTASIDVHPDDLRPDPARTGVLHNANASGAPLLKRILARRTRAGYICLHGPWQGAHDSILESTTWFDIADDGRYLYYTDHLVRLRSATTEVIANRLEERIRTALVQDEIGSRRVSS; this is encoded by the coding sequence ATGAACTGGCAACTGTCCTCCGCGCAATTCATGCACTTGTGGGAGGCGACGGATCTCGACACGATGCCGCATCCCTTCGAGCACCGCTGTGACGCACGTGTCGAGAGCGAACTGCACGCCGAACGGCAGCAGCTCGAGCGATGGCGCAACGAGCAGCTCGACCCTCAGCTCCGCGATGCCATCACGGTCCTTCGCTACCCCGAGGTACCGGTCAGCGTCTATTCACCGGGCGACGCTCCAGTGCTACGGCGCGGTGCCGTGCGCGGCCGAGTCGCCGTCGTTGTCGATCAACTGCCCTCCTCGAGGAAAATCGGCGACCTGAGCTCCGCGCCGGGAACCGGCGACCTACGTGTGCACGTCCGGCTCGGGTCGCGAACACCCGACATCCGGCGGTTCGTGGACGACCTGCTCCGAGAAATCCCGGAGGTCGGAGCCGGACGCACTGCCTCGATCGATGTGCACCCCGACGACCTGCGCCCCGACCCGGCTCGCACCGGCGTTCTCCACAACGCCAACGCCTCCGGAGCCCCCCTTCTCAAGCGCATCCTGGCTCGCCGCACGCGCGCGGGGTACATCTGCCTGCACGGGCCGTGGCAGGGCGCTCACGATTCGATTCTCGAGTCCACGACCTGGTTCGACATAGCTGACGACGGACGATACCTGTACTACACGGACCATCTGGTCCGGTTGCGATCGGCGACCACTGAGGTCATCGCCAACCGTCTCGAGGAACGCATCCGTACCGCACTCGTCCAAGATGAGATCGGTAGCCGTCGAGTCTCGAGTTAA
- a CDS encoding PhoH family protein: protein MTASRSVSARSGYSSTASENPSDSVVHVFVLDTSVLLSDPWAVTRFAEHHVVLPLVVISELEGKRHHHELGWFAREALRMLDDLRVEHGRLDQPVPIGTDGGTLQVELNHSDPLVLPVGFRTDSNDSRILACALNLQAEGNDVVLVSKDIPLRVKAGAVGLSADEYHAHDVIASGWTGMTEMEVTSSSIDELFSEGVVDLEEARELPCHTGIRLLGGSSSALGRVNADKRVQLVRGEREAFGLHGRSAEQRVALDILLDDSVGIVSLGGKAGTGKSALALTAGLEAVLERRTQRKVVVFRPLYAVGGQELGYLPGSESEKMGPWAQAVFDTLDGLASPEVMDEVISRGMLEVLPLTHIRGRSLHDSFVIVDEAQSLERNVLLTVLSRLGTGSRVVLTHDVAQRDNLRVGRHDGVAAVIEKLKGHPLFAHITLLRSERSPVAALVTEMLEEFGPTP, encoded by the coding sequence GTGACTGCTTCACGCTCCGTGTCAGCCCGAAGCGGGTATTCGTCCACAGCTTCCGAAAATCCCTCGGATTCGGTCGTTCATGTATTCGTGTTGGACACATCTGTACTACTGTCGGACCCTTGGGCTGTCACCAGGTTCGCCGAGCACCACGTGGTGCTTCCCCTTGTGGTAATCAGCGAACTCGAAGGAAAGCGGCACCACCACGAGCTGGGGTGGTTCGCGAGAGAAGCGCTGCGCATGCTCGACGACCTGCGGGTCGAGCACGGCAGACTCGACCAACCTGTGCCGATCGGGACCGACGGTGGCACCCTTCAGGTCGAGTTGAACCATTCCGACCCATTGGTTCTTCCGGTCGGATTTCGCACGGACAGTAACGATTCCAGGATTCTGGCCTGCGCCCTGAACCTTCAGGCCGAGGGGAACGACGTAGTTCTTGTCAGTAAGGACATCCCGCTGCGTGTGAAGGCCGGTGCGGTGGGGCTGTCCGCCGACGAGTATCACGCCCACGACGTCATAGCATCCGGCTGGACCGGTATGACCGAGATGGAGGTGACGTCGTCGTCGATCGACGAACTCTTCTCGGAGGGTGTCGTCGACTTGGAGGAGGCGCGAGAGCTTCCGTGCCATACGGGTATTCGACTGCTGGGCGGATCGTCGAGCGCGCTGGGGCGGGTGAACGCCGACAAGCGGGTGCAGTTGGTGCGAGGCGAGCGTGAAGCGTTCGGTCTGCACGGACGTTCGGCCGAACAGCGTGTCGCTCTCGACATTCTTCTCGATGACAGTGTCGGCATCGTCTCGCTCGGTGGCAAGGCCGGTACCGGCAAGTCGGCGCTGGCGTTGACCGCAGGGCTGGAGGCGGTCCTCGAACGTCGCACGCAGCGAAAGGTCGTCGTCTTCCGCCCCCTCTATGCCGTCGGTGGTCAGGAACTCGGCTACCTTCCGGGCAGCGAGAGCGAGAAAATGGGCCCGTGGGCACAGGCAGTCTTCGACACTCTCGACGGACTTGCCAGTCCCGAGGTGATGGACGAGGTGATCAGCCGGGGGATGCTGGAAGTCTTGCCGCTCACGCACATTCGTGGACGATCCCTGCACGATTCGTTTGTGATCGTCGATGAGGCGCAGTCGCTGGAACGAAACGTGCTGCTCACGGTTCTGTCCAGGTTGGGAACCGGTTCGCGGGTGGTCCTCACGCACGACGTCGCTCAGCGCGACAACTTGCGGGTCGGGAGGCACGACGGCGTGGCTGCGGTGATCGAGAAACTCAAGGGGCATCCGCTGTTTGCGCACATCACCCTGCTGCGCAGCGAGCGCTCACCGGTCGCCGCTCTCGTCACGGAGATGCTCGAAGAGTTCGGGCCGACGCCGTAG
- a CDS encoding limonene-1,2-epoxide hydrolase family protein: MNANANSDKPTDTTTPGTTDVEVVRSFLAALADGDPAAAKQYLDRDIVWHNVSLPKVHGIDRVMRVLERMAGPGVGFEVRLHHIAGDGTAVLTERTDILIYKKIRSEFWVCGTFEMKDGKIVVWRDYFSFRDMLWGTIKGILRIV; the protein is encoded by the coding sequence ATGAATGCGAATGCGAACTCGGACAAGCCAACCGACACAACCACGCCGGGCACGACGGATGTCGAGGTGGTGCGGTCCTTCCTTGCCGCACTCGCCGACGGCGACCCGGCGGCCGCCAAGCAATACCTCGACCGGGACATCGTGTGGCACAACGTGTCCCTACCCAAGGTGCACGGGATCGATCGCGTCATGCGAGTGCTCGAGAGAATGGCCGGACCGGGTGTCGGATTCGAAGTGCGGCTGCACCACATCGCCGGCGACGGTACAGCCGTTCTCACCGAACGCACCGACATCCTCATCTACAAGAAGATTCGGAGCGAGTTCTGGGTCTGCGGCACGTTCGAGATGAAGGACGGCAAGATCGTAGTCTGGCGCGACTACTTCAGTTTCCGCGACATGCTGTGGGGAACCATCAAGGGAATACTCCGCATAGTGTGA
- a CDS encoding serine hydrolase, whose amino-acid sequence MRRHRSLATLLTLVLGGSLVAGCTSDTSDASFARTSDVNSPMASTDLVNPATVAGVDIPQGQIDDAVGRLDELARELMDSSGLPGMAVAVVHDGQTVYAKGFGVREVGTDQKVDADTVFQLASLSKPVGATVVARQVGAGIIDWDTPVSSALPDFSLADPWVTEHVTVGDLYSHRSGLPDHVGDKLEDLGYNRQQILDKLRLEPLSPFRISYAYTNFGLTAAAEAVAAASGTDWATLSEQAIYQPLGMTSTSSRYADYQVEDDRATAHQLINGIYVPAERDPDAQSPAGGVSSSANDISKWMAMLLADGSFDDRQIVDQDALLPAVSPQVVSVPPRSPDARPGMYGYGFNVSTTPAGRVSLSHSGAFQLGVAANFVAIPSADVAIVALTNGTPVGIPETLTAEFADLVQFGAIREDWRSLYAEAFASMRAPEGSLVARDAPTNPAPAQPLHTYTGVYDNDYWGPAVISEDGDALSLQLGPAGQSFPLTHWSGDEFTFMLSNENAPPGTISKATFAGDGITLEYYNTHGQGTFVR is encoded by the coding sequence ATGCGTAGACACAGGAGCCTGGCGACACTCCTCACGCTCGTGCTCGGCGGATCGCTCGTCGCAGGCTGCACCTCCGACACAAGCGACGCCTCATTCGCCCGTACCTCTGACGTGAACTCCCCCATGGCGTCCACTGACCTGGTAAACCCTGCCACCGTGGCGGGTGTCGACATTCCCCAGGGCCAGATCGATGATGCCGTAGGGCGCCTCGATGAACTGGCGAGAGAGTTGATGGACAGTTCGGGCCTCCCTGGCATGGCGGTGGCCGTCGTCCACGACGGACAGACCGTCTACGCCAAGGGCTTCGGAGTGCGCGAGGTCGGAACCGATCAGAAGGTGGACGCCGACACCGTCTTCCAGCTGGCGTCGCTATCGAAACCGGTCGGGGCGACCGTCGTCGCCCGCCAGGTGGGAGCCGGAATAATCGATTGGGACACTCCGGTCTCCTCCGCGCTGCCCGATTTCTCGTTGGCCGACCCGTGGGTGACCGAACACGTCACGGTGGGTGATCTGTATTCGCACCGGTCGGGCCTGCCCGACCACGTCGGCGACAAACTGGAGGACCTCGGCTACAACCGACAGCAGATACTCGACAAGCTCCGCCTCGAACCACTGAGCCCGTTCCGAATAAGCTATGCGTACACCAACTTCGGTCTCACCGCGGCGGCCGAGGCTGTCGCAGCTGCGTCGGGGACTGACTGGGCCACGCTCTCCGAGCAGGCGATCTACCAACCGTTGGGGATGACCTCCACCAGTTCCCGGTATGCCGACTATCAGGTCGAGGACGACCGCGCCACCGCCCATCAACTGATCAACGGGATATACGTTCCCGCTGAGCGTGACCCCGACGCCCAGTCACCAGCCGGCGGAGTGAGCTCGTCAGCCAACGACATCAGCAAGTGGATGGCGATGCTCTTGGCCGACGGGTCGTTCGACGACAGGCAGATCGTCGACCAGGACGCACTTCTGCCCGCCGTCAGTCCTCAGGTCGTCTCCGTGCCACCGCGTTCCCCGGATGCTCGCCCCGGGATGTACGGATACGGATTCAACGTGTCAACGACACCGGCTGGGCGCGTATCCCTCAGCCACTCGGGCGCGTTCCAGCTCGGCGTGGCGGCGAACTTTGTCGCGATACCGTCTGCGGACGTCGCCATCGTCGCGTTGACCAACGGTACCCCCGTCGGTATCCCGGAGACCCTGACCGCCGAATTCGCCGACCTCGTCCAATTCGGTGCGATCCGTGAAGACTGGCGGTCGCTGTACGCCGAGGCCTTCGCGTCGATGCGCGCCCCGGAAGGAAGTCTTGTGGCCAGGGATGCACCCACCAACCCCGCTCCCGCGCAGCCACTTCACACCTACACCGGCGTCTACGACAACGACTACTGGGGTCCAGCAGTCATCAGCGAAGACGGCGACGCACTCTCGCTCCAACTCGGCCCCGCCGGTCAATCATTTCCGCTGACGCACTGGAGCGGCGACGAGTTCACGTTCATGCTGAGCAACGAGAATGCCCCGCCCGGCACGATCTCGAAAGCCACCTTCGCAGGCGACGGCATCACATTGGAGTACTACAACACCCACGGCCAGGGGACCTTCGTTCGCTGA
- a CDS encoding acyl-ACP desaturase: MAIDKSDSQLLHELVPAVEENFKRHIAEADVWQPHDLVPWGQGKNYAFIGGIDWSADQSSLSDVESLALTVGVLIADNLPAYHREVGKHLALVGPWWRWVGRWTAEENRHSIVIRNYLMVTRAVDPVALERARMDEMLRGYAMPPMHLIEMLVNSAFEEKAAAVRHHNTAALGEDPLVAVIAERLAADDDLQSLFYRNLVDAAFELVPDQTARAVASRIAAFDVPRVVLPGGADSTAVLAEAGIYDPAAQGEKVFTPMLRSWNMATRTDLGPEGDKAREELSALL; the protein is encoded by the coding sequence ATGGCGATTGACAAGAGTGACTCGCAGTTGCTTCATGAGCTGGTCCCGGCCGTCGAGGAAAACTTCAAGCGCCACATCGCCGAGGCTGACGTTTGGCAGCCACATGATCTGGTTCCCTGGGGTCAGGGCAAGAACTACGCGTTCATCGGTGGAATTGATTGGTCGGCAGACCAATCCTCCCTCAGTGACGTCGAGTCGCTCGCGCTGACGGTCGGGGTGCTCATCGCAGACAACCTGCCCGCATACCACCGCGAGGTCGGCAAGCACCTTGCTCTCGTCGGCCCGTGGTGGCGATGGGTAGGCCGTTGGACCGCGGAGGAGAACCGGCACTCCATCGTGATTCGGAACTACCTGATGGTGACGCGGGCAGTCGACCCGGTTGCCCTCGAGCGTGCGCGAATGGACGAGATGTTGCGAGGCTACGCAATGCCGCCGATGCATCTGATCGAGATGCTCGTGAATTCGGCGTTCGAGGAGAAGGCGGCCGCGGTGCGGCACCACAACACCGCAGCACTCGGGGAGGACCCACTGGTGGCGGTGATCGCCGAGCGGCTTGCCGCAGATGACGATTTGCAGTCGCTCTTCTACCGGAACCTCGTGGATGCGGCCTTCGAACTGGTGCCGGACCAGACTGCACGGGCGGTAGCGTCGCGAATCGCGGCGTTCGATGTGCCGCGGGTAGTGCTCCCCGGGGGAGCCGACAGCACTGCGGTGCTCGCGGAGGCCGGAATCTACGACCCTGCGGCGCAAGGGGAGAAAGTGTTCACCCCGATGCTGCGGTCATGGAATATGGCTACCCGCACCGACTTGGGTCCGGAAGGCGACAAGGCCAGAGAGGAACTGTCCGCACTTCTGTAG
- a CDS encoding class II fumarate hydratase → MTESSEQQYRIEHDTMGEVRVPANALWRAQTQRAVENFPISGRGLERAQIRAMGLLKAACARVNKDMGLLEAEKADAIIVAAGEIAEGRHDDQFPIDVFQTGSGTSSNMNANEVIASIAAASGVSVHPNDDVNMSQSSNDTFPTATHVAATESAVKDLLPALDHLRLALLDKSAEWKTVVKSGRTHLMDAVPVTLGQEFGGYARQVEAGIERVVACLPRLGELPIGGTAVGTGLNAPDGFGRKVVAELVEATGLEELTSAKNSFEAQAARDGLVEASGALRTIAVSLTKIANDIRWMGSGPLTGLGEIALPDLQPGSSIMPGKVNPVLPEAITQVAAQVVGNDAAIAWGGAAGAFELNVYIPMMARNLLESFTLLTNVSRLFADRCVTGLVANTEHLKTLAESSPSIVTPLNSAIGYEEAAAVAKQALREKKTIRETVVDRGLVGDALSEEELDRRLDVLAMAKVKD, encoded by the coding sequence ATGACCGAGAGCAGCGAGCAGCAGTATCGGATCGAGCACGACACCATGGGCGAGGTGCGGGTGCCTGCGAACGCACTGTGGCGCGCTCAGACCCAGCGCGCCGTCGAGAACTTCCCGATCAGCGGCCGAGGACTGGAACGTGCCCAGATTCGCGCGATGGGGCTGCTGAAGGCGGCCTGCGCGCGGGTCAACAAGGATATGGGTCTCCTCGAGGCAGAGAAGGCGGACGCCATCATCGTCGCTGCCGGTGAGATCGCCGAAGGCCGACACGACGACCAGTTCCCCATCGACGTCTTCCAGACCGGCTCGGGCACCAGTTCCAATATGAACGCCAACGAGGTGATCGCCTCCATCGCCGCCGCTTCCGGTGTCTCGGTTCACCCCAACGACGACGTCAACATGTCGCAGTCGTCCAACGACACCTTCCCCACCGCGACACACGTCGCCGCGACCGAGTCTGCGGTGAAGGATCTGCTTCCCGCCCTCGATCATCTGCGATTGGCCCTGCTCGACAAATCGGCCGAATGGAAGACCGTCGTGAAGTCCGGCCGAACGCACCTCATGGATGCCGTACCGGTGACCCTCGGCCAGGAGTTCGGCGGCTACGCCCGCCAGGTGGAGGCCGGAATCGAACGCGTGGTGGCCTGCCTTCCCCGGCTCGGTGAGCTGCCCATCGGCGGCACCGCGGTCGGGACGGGCCTCAACGCCCCGGACGGCTTCGGCCGCAAGGTAGTGGCCGAACTGGTCGAAGCGACGGGCCTCGAGGAGTTGACGTCGGCGAAAAACAGCTTCGAGGCGCAGGCGGCCCGGGACGGACTGGTGGAGGCGTCCGGCGCTCTCCGCACGATCGCGGTGTCTCTCACCAAAATCGCCAACGACATCCGCTGGATGGGTTCGGGTCCTCTCACTGGACTCGGCGAGATCGCGCTCCCCGACCTGCAGCCGGGAAGCTCGATCATGCCCGGCAAGGTCAATCCGGTACTCCCCGAAGCGATCACGCAGGTCGCCGCCCAGGTGGTCGGCAACGATGCGGCCATCGCATGGGGCGGCGCCGCAGGCGCGTTCGAGTTGAACGTCTACATCCCGATGATGGCCCGGAACCTGTTGGAGTCGTTCACACTGCTGACGAATGTGTCGCGGCTGTTCGCCGACCGATGCGTCACCGGTCTCGTCGCCAATACCGAGCACCTGAAGACCCTTGCCGAGTCGTCACCGTCAATCGTGACGCCGTTGAACTCTGCGATCGGGTACGAGGAGGCCGCCGCCGTCGCCAAGCAAGCGCTCCGGGAGAAGAAGACCATCCGCGAGACCGTCGTGGATCGCGGCTTGGTCGGGGATGCGCTCAGCGAGGAAGAACTCGACAGACGTCTCGACGTGCTGGCCATGGCCAAGGTGAAGGACTGA
- the glpX gene encoding class II fructose-bisphosphatase yields the protein MTASTTSSHREAPDRNLALELVRVTEAGALAAGRWVGRGDKEGGDGAAVDAMRQLVHTVSMRGIVVIGEGEKDEAPMLFNGEDVGNGDGPECDFAVDPVDGTTLMSKGMPNAISVLAVAERGAMFDPSAVFYMEKIAVGPEAADVIDITAPVAENIKRVAKVRKASVSDVTVCILDRPRHAQLIQDVRDTGARIRLISDGDVAGAIAAARPESGTDILIGTGGTPEGIIAAAAMRCMGGSLQGRLAPIDDAERQKAIDAGHDLDRVLTTEDLVSGENVFFCATGVTDGDLLRGVRYYGGGASTQSIVMRSKSGTVRMIDAYHRLEKLREYSSVDFDGEDGAVPPTF from the coding sequence ATGACGGCTAGCACCACTTCGAGTCACCGCGAGGCCCCGGACCGAAATCTTGCCCTCGAACTGGTCCGGGTTACCGAGGCAGGTGCTCTGGCCGCAGGTCGCTGGGTCGGTCGGGGCGACAAGGAGGGCGGCGACGGCGCCGCCGTCGACGCCATGCGCCAACTCGTCCACACAGTATCGATGCGCGGCATCGTCGTCATCGGTGAAGGGGAGAAGGACGAGGCCCCAATGCTGTTCAACGGCGAAGACGTAGGCAACGGCGACGGTCCCGAGTGCGACTTCGCCGTCGATCCTGTCGACGGCACCACCTTGATGTCGAAGGGAATGCCCAACGCCATCTCCGTCCTCGCGGTTGCCGAACGCGGCGCGATGTTCGACCCGTCCGCCGTGTTCTACATGGAGAAGATCGCTGTCGGGCCCGAGGCCGCCGACGTCATCGACATCACCGCACCGGTCGCCGAGAACATCAAGCGCGTCGCGAAGGTTCGTAAGGCCTCGGTCTCCGACGTGACGGTGTGCATCCTCGACCGGCCCCGGCACGCACAACTCATCCAGGATGTCCGCGACACGGGCGCCCGCATCCGCCTGATCTCAGACGGGGACGTCGCCGGCGCGATCGCCGCCGCCCGCCCAGAATCGGGCACCGACATCCTGATCGGTACCGGCGGCACCCCTGAGGGCATCATCGCCGCCGCCGCAATGCGCTGCATGGGTGGTTCGCTGCAGGGCAGGTTGGCCCCGATCGACGACGCCGAACGGCAGAAGGCCATCGACGCCGGTCACGACCTGGACCGTGTCCTGACCACAGAAGACCTGGTGTCGGGTGAGAACGTCTTTTTCTGCGCAACCGGTGTCACCGATGGCGACCTGCTCCGCGGCGTCCGCTACTACGGCGGCGGCGCATCGACCCAGTCGATCGTGATGCGTTCGAAGTCGGGCACGGTCCGCATGATCGACGCCTACCACCGTCTCGAAAAGCTGCGCGAATACTCATCCGTGGATTTCGACGGCGAGGATGGTGCTGTTCCGCCGACGTTCTAG
- a CDS encoding DUF4245 domain-containing protein, producing MASDKPRILHNNRDMVWSLVPLVLFCVLIAAIASQCTFSPGGPTSGPIPSFDMNAALNYDAEDLSFPVREPVIPEGWTPNSGSRSVVSGDEGGDSSTVGFITPAGRYIQLTQSDATETALVSFVAGGPRTATGTEDVAGYNWIVYGGEGVEPIWVSDLGDVRILLTGSASEEDFRQLATAVADAPVLAP from the coding sequence GTGGCATCAGATAAACCGCGCATTCTGCACAACAACCGCGACATGGTGTGGTCGCTCGTTCCCCTTGTCTTGTTCTGTGTGCTGATCGCAGCTATCGCCAGCCAGTGCACGTTCAGCCCGGGCGGACCGACGAGCGGTCCGATCCCGAGTTTCGACATGAACGCGGCGCTGAATTATGACGCCGAGGACCTGTCGTTCCCGGTGCGTGAGCCGGTGATCCCGGAGGGGTGGACGCCCAACTCGGGAAGCCGCAGCGTCGTCAGCGGAGACGAAGGTGGGGACTCGAGCACCGTCGGATTCATCACTCCAGCCGGGCGCTACATCCAGCTCACCCAGAGCGACGCGACCGAGACCGCGCTGGTGTCGTTCGTGGCCGGCGGCCCACGCACGGCGACCGGAACCGAGGATGTCGCGGGCTACAACTGGATCGTGTACGGCGGCGAGGGTGTCGAGCCGATCTGGGTCTCAGACCTCGGCGACGTCCGGATCCTGCTGACCGGCAGCGCGTCCGAAGAGGATTTCCGGCAATTGGCGACCGCAGTGGCAGACGCGCCGGTTCTCGCGCCCTGA
- a CDS encoding exodeoxyribonuclease VII small subunit: MSESTGNDTDIAELGYEAARDELVDVVKLLEQGGLDLDASLALWERGEALAKRCEEHLAGARKRVETALSHAEEAEEEE, from the coding sequence ATGAGTGAGTCCACCGGAAACGACACCGACATAGCCGAACTCGGCTATGAGGCGGCGCGCGACGAACTCGTCGACGTGGTCAAACTGCTCGAGCAGGGTGGCCTCGACCTCGACGCCTCTCTCGCCCTGTGGGAGCGGGGCGAAGCCCTGGCCAAGAGGTGCGAGGAGCACCTCGCCGGAGCACGCAAACGCGTCGAGACGGCGCTCTCACACGCTGAAGAAGCCGAAGAAGAGGAGTGA
- the xseA gene encoding exodeoxyribonuclease VII large subunit: protein MTSAQPGAASVGPSTAEHPWPVRTVSAKVAQWIDRLGSVWVEGQITQINARPGTRTAFLVLRDPSVDMSLSVTCSPRLLESSPVPLTEGSRVVMFGKLSFYTGRGSVSLRVTEIRAVGIGELLARIERLRALLAAEGLFDPRLKRPLPFLPGTVGLITGRASAAEHDVLSVARRRWPAVKFEVRNTPVQGATAVPQILDALKELDADPQVDVIILARGGGSVEDLLPFSDETLCRAIVAATTPVVSAIGHEPDSPLSDHVADLRAATPTDAAKRVVPDAVAELALVGELRTRSAAALRNWVQRESHLITQLRSRPVLADPLSSIDQRSDEVERLRDAARRDINRAITAESTTIEHLRARLTTLGPAATLARGYSVVQRIVAGGDPAVLRSVDDAPPGTQIRVRVADGALRAAVMGKD from the coding sequence GTGACCTCCGCCCAGCCCGGCGCAGCCAGTGTGGGCCCCAGTACCGCCGAGCATCCTTGGCCCGTCCGAACCGTGTCGGCCAAGGTCGCCCAGTGGATCGATCGACTCGGAAGCGTCTGGGTCGAAGGCCAGATAACCCAGATCAATGCCCGCCCAGGCACCCGGACGGCATTTCTGGTCCTGCGGGATCCCTCCGTCGACATGTCACTGTCGGTGACCTGCTCTCCTCGACTGCTGGAGAGCTCACCTGTTCCGCTCACCGAGGGCAGTCGCGTAGTGATGTTCGGCAAGTTGTCGTTCTACACCGGCCGTGGGTCGGTGTCACTGCGTGTGACCGAGATCCGAGCGGTCGGGATCGGTGAACTCCTGGCCCGGATCGAGCGCTTGCGGGCGCTGCTTGCCGCCGAGGGGTTGTTCGACCCCCGGCTCAAGCGCCCGCTGCCGTTCCTGCCCGGCACCGTCGGGCTGATCACCGGTCGTGCCAGCGCCGCCGAGCACGATGTCCTCAGCGTGGCTCGGCGGCGCTGGCCGGCCGTGAAGTTTGAAGTGCGCAACACCCCTGTGCAAGGTGCGACGGCCGTCCCACAGATCCTCGACGCGTTGAAGGAACTCGACGCGGACCCTCAGGTCGATGTGATCATCCTCGCCCGCGGCGGCGGCAGCGTGGAGGACCTGTTGCCGTTCTCCGATGAGACGCTCTGCCGCGCCATCGTCGCCGCCACGACTCCGGTGGTCAGCGCGATCGGGCACGAGCCGGACAGCCCGCTCAGCGATCACGTGGCCGACCTGCGTGCGGCTACGCCGACGGATGCCGCGAAACGCGTGGTACCGGACGCCGTCGCCGAACTGGCACTGGTCGGTGAACTACGGACCCGGAGCGCAGCGGCATTGCGCAACTGGGTCCAGCGTGAGTCGCACCTGATCACCCAGCTTCGCAGTCGGCCGGTACTCGCCGACCCCCTGAGCTCGATCGACCAAAGGTCCGACGAGGTCGAACGGCTACGCGATGCCGCACGACGCGACATCAATCGCGCGATCACCGCGGAGAGTACGACGATCGAGCATCTCCGTGCACGGCTCACAACCCTCGGTCCGGCAGCGACACTGGCCCGCGGGTATTCGGTGGTGCAGCGAATCGTGGCGGGCGGCGACCCCGCAGTGCTGCGGTCCGTCGACGACGCCCCGCCGGGCACCCAAATTCGTGTTCGAGTCGCTGACGGCGCACTCCGCGCCGCAGTGATGGGAAAGGACTGA
- a CDS encoding lipid droplet-associated protein produces MIRPPFVARVAAGIAVTAVEEARRLPTTAATLPMTALSQVLQTTMRVQQSITALAIKGDQAFALINWTHDDEQPEWAVFDEDTNPDTPAPGASDNRSAGAGRFALYSLNPQDESTVEETSTSKSAPAASNGSTRKTKSKSGKKSAPATPPVSEPEIAAHLDYGSLTLAQLRARLRTLSVEDLTALLDYENATRARAPFQTMLTNRITTAKTK; encoded by the coding sequence ATGATTCGTCCCCCTTTCGTGGCGCGTGTCGCCGCCGGAATCGCCGTGACGGCCGTCGAAGAGGCAAGAAGACTGCCCACCACCGCTGCAACGCTGCCCATGACCGCGCTCAGCCAGGTATTGCAGACCACAATGCGGGTCCAGCAGTCGATCACCGCCCTCGCTATCAAAGGTGACCAGGCTTTCGCCTTGATCAATTGGACCCACGACGATGAACAGCCGGAGTGGGCCGTCTTCGACGAGGACACCAATCCAGATACACCCGCCCCGGGCGCGTCCGACAACCGCTCGGCCGGGGCGGGCCGATTCGCCCTGTACTCGCTGAACCCTCAGGACGAGAGCACGGTCGAGGAGACCTCCACCTCGAAGTCTGCTCCCGCTGCCAGCAACGGCTCCACGCGAAAGACGAAGAGTAAGTCCGGCAAGAAGTCCGCCCCAGCCACTCCCCCGGTGTCCGAACCGGAGATCGCCGCTCACCTCGATTACGGTTCACTGACCCTCGCGCAGCTGCGTGCCCGGCTGCGCACCCTCTCCGTCGAGGACCTCACGGCACTGCTGGATTACGAGAACGCCACCCGGGCGCGGGCACCGTTTCAGACCATGCTTACCAATCGCATCACAACCGCCAAGACCAAGTGA